The Podospora pseudocomata strain CBS 415.72m chromosome 1 map unlocalized CBS415.72m_1, whole genome shotgun sequence genome has a segment encoding these proteins:
- a CDS encoding uncharacterized protein (EggNog:ENOG503PC2H; COG:S): MSDDLCTLCLSLSTTIHEAFTDEAEATPLSPLWHKTLGEVHTSSFTCRFCTIVIKGWSQSRVVQVERATLEADYDAEHPPADLHRPIHEIPAYRNEAELEISLEKLPRYLNDGRRLRNRWAVVCNCNVKISTSFDVHPSLRAHLNLARHDGEGDTEAADRDAVCAPQELRIDQATLEAEPGAETGQDINVVSLVSASPLSKQSLTLAKTWLNKCVDEHGRTCQPLDKPVGWMPSRLIEVFPGGDRIYLQEKKSIDSDGHDQDDRFVALSHCWGAGGTPFMTTRKTLALHTHEGIEISKLPQTFLDAVILVASLGLRYVWIDSLCILQDDPEDWAREAAQMADIYRYAHLVIIGANSPGVTLGFLSSREAPDVVPLPPPPPTSPSSSRTTTNIKLCLQLDGRDWTYSWKSTENPDHLRNEPLSSRAWCLQERFLPLRALQYGTRQAFWECNTIRANEDGEVVGQNILSMQRNYVSRLAKTANVKKTIFSKGTWRPADREVSGGCRYNWVDWHWMVQDFTARDITKATDRFPAVAGLAREVVRIRSKNDHEAMREMQGEYMAGLWKSGVLEGLFWCRAGPERLLEPTKEHVAPSWSWASVVGQVQFPVYEWYEKRVAWKSNVLDFEPLAEYVSHSLELRDHDPFGRLAGGTLTMRGPLLPVTKIKARQEKEPPLNDVYGLAPSRSEVTDGVYRLQTERNGCIWVEGGTDFPSSDSQIDTDGLAAMLLIRVPHVLDHGFVDYRFGLLLKRLDDGCYQRVGFIDGAIMKEMGLPFFKSFEVVGYPRPYEEGDMDDVRRDRRARRHNDLALDPLRLEKKEVTIC, translated from the exons ATGAGCGACGACCTCTGTACGCTCTGCTTGAGCCTCTCCACCACAATACATGAAGCATTCACAGATGAAGCCGAGGCTACACCATTAAGCCCCCTCTGGCACAAGACTCTCGGCGAGGTgcacacctcctccttcacctgcaGGTTTTGTACCATCGTTATAAAGGGGTGGTCGCAGTCCAGAGTCGTCCAGGTGGAGAGAGCAACTCTCGAGGCCGATTATGACGCTGAGCACCCGCCAGCAGACCTTCACCGTCCCATTCACGAGATTCCGGCTTATCGAAACGAAGCAGAGCTCGAGATATCCCTGGAGAAGTTACCGCGGTATCTCAATGATGGACGCAGACTAAGGAACCGCTGGGCTGTTGTGTGCAACTGTAATGTGAAAATTAGCACCTCTTTCGATGTGCATCCAAGCCTTCGGGCACATCTGAATCTTGCAAgacatgatggtgagggggacACCGAGGCGGCCGATAGGGATGCAGTTTGTGCCCCGCAAGAGCTTCGGATCGATCAAGCTACCCTGGAAGCCGAACCAGGCGCAGAGACAGGACAGGACATCAATGTGGTCTCCCTGGTGTCTGCAAGTCCATTGTCAAAACAAAGCCTGACGCTGGCAAAAACATGGCTCAACAAGTGTGTCGATGAGCATGGTAGGACATGCCAGCCACTCGACAAACCTGTAGGATGGATGCCTTCGCGGTTGATTGAGGTCTTTCCTGGAGGAGACAGGATATATCTGCAAGAAAAGAAGTCAATCGACTCGGACGGCCATGATCAGGATGATCGTTTTGTTGCGCTAAGTCACTgttggggagctggaggaacaCCTTTTATGACAACTCGAAAGACCTTGGCCCTTCACACCCACGAAGGAATCGAAATATCAAAGCTACCGCAGACCTTCCTGGATGCAGTGATTCTTGTGGCGAGTTTGGGTCTTCGATATGTGTGGATTGATAGTCTTTGCATCCTTCAAGACGACCCAGAGGATTGGGCCCGAGAGGCGGCTCAGATGGCGGATATTTACCGGTACGCCCACTTGGTCATCATAGGAGCGAATTCTCCTGGGGTCACCTTGGGGTTCCTTTCCTCAAGAGAGGCTCCTGATGTGGTgccgctgccaccaccaccacccacctcgccatcatcttccagaacgaccaccaacatcaagctCTGCCTCCAACTTGACGGCCGTGACTGGACCTACAGCTGGAAATCAACAGAAAATCCAGACCACCTCCGAAACGAGCCTCTAAGTTCAAGGGCATGGTGTTTGCAAGAGCGGTTTCTGCCCCTACGCGCTCTTCAGTACGGAACCCGTCAAGCTTTCTGGGAGTGCAATACCATCAGGGCAAatgaagatggggaggtcgTAGGTCAGAATATTCTGAGCATGCAGCGGAACTATGTTAGCCGGCTTGCTAAGACGGCAAACGTCAAGAAGACAATTTTTTCAAAGGGAACGTGGAGACCGGCAGACAGGGAGGTCAGTGGAGGGTGTCGGTACAACTGGGTGGATTGGCACTGGATGGTGCAGGATTTTACTGCACGGGATATCACCAAGGCGACGGACCGGTTTCCTGCTGTGGCTGGGTTGGCAAGGGAGGTGGTGCGTATTAGGAGCAAGAATGATCACGAGGCTATGAGGGAGATGCAGGGTGAGTATATGGCTGGTCTGTGGAAAAGTGGTGTTCTGGAGGGGCTGTTTTGGTGCAGAGCTGGCCCTGAAAGACTGCTTGAACCGACAAAGGAGCATGTTGCCCCGTCGTGGTCCTGGGCTTCGGTTGTGGGCCAGGTTCAGTTTCCTGTCTATGAGTGGTATGAGAAGCGCGTTGCTTGGAAGTCGAATGTCCTTGACTTTGAGCCGTTGGCAGAGTATGTTTCCCACTCTCTGGAACTGAGGGATCATGATCCCTTTGGCAGGTTAGCGGGAGGCACTTTGACGATGAGGGGGCCACTGTTGCCCGTCACCAAGATCAAAGCAAGGCAAGAGAAGGAACCGCCGTTGAATGATGTGTATGGGCTTGCACCAAGTCGATCCGAAGTCACAGACGGGGTATATCGACTGCAGACTGAGAGGAACGGGTGTATATGGGTAGAAGGTGGTACGGATTTTCCATCTTCTGATAGTCAAATTGACACAGACGGGCTGGCAGCAATGCTCTTGATTCGTGTGCCGCATGTGCTGGATCACGGCTTTGTTGACTATCGATTTGGGCTTTTgctgaagaggttggacGATGGATGTTATCAGAGGGTTGGATTCATTGATGGGGCCATTATGAAGGAAATGGGGCTCCCTTTCTTCAAGAGctttgaggttgttggataTCCCCGACCATATGAAGAAGGGGATAT GGACGATGTGAGGAGAGATAGGAGGGCCAGGCGACATAACGACCTCGCTCTAGATCCGCTgcggttggagaagaaggaggtgacGATTTGCTGA